The region GCGAGCTCCCTGGAGTCGGTGACGCTGCCCTCGGACGAGTACGGAGACGGCATCGTCACCCCGAGCACATTGCCCGGCTCGAGGGCCTCGACCGCGATCGCCGCGACGACCGCCGAGTCGATCCCGCCCGAGAGTCCGATGAGTACGCGCTCGAAGCCGCACTTCCGCACGTAGTCGCGAACTCCCATGACCAGGGCGCGCCGAACCGCCTCCGGACGGTTCTCCGGCACGAAGTCGACCGTCCCGGATGAGGTTGTGTCGACGACCGCGACGGCCTCCTCGAACGCGGGCAGCGACGCCAGGAGACGGCCGTCGGCCGCGAAGCACATGCTGCGCCCGTCGAAGATGAGCTCGTCATTGCCGCCCACGAGGTTCACGACGACGAACGGGACGCCGCGCTCTCTGGCGTGGTCGGCGAAGAGGCGGTGGCGGACGACGTCCTTGCCGACGTAGAAGGGGGAGGCCGCGATGTTGACAAGAAGTTCGGCTCCGGCGTCCGCCAGCTCCGCGACGGGCTCGCGTTCGTAGATGCGCCTGGGCCAGAGGTCCGGGGCGGTCCAGGCGTCCTCGCAGATCGTGACGCCGACCGCCGTGCCGTCGAGCCTCAGCGGCGCGATCGTGTCCGCCCTGTCGAAGTAGCGCGCCTCGTCGAACACGTCGTACATCGGGAGAAGCGTCTTGGCGGCCGACCCGACGACCGAGCCGTCCTTCACAAGCACCGCTGCGTTCAGAAGTCCCTTGCCGACCGGCGCCTCGTTCCGGAGGACGGTTCCGACGAGGAGCGCCGTCCCGGGGAGCCTTCGACTGAGCTCCCGGAACCCGTCGAGAGCCTCCTCCGTCCGGTCCAGGAAGGCGCTCCGCTCCAGAAGGTCCCGGGGAGGATAGCCCGTCAGGAAGAGCTCGGGGAAGACCACGAGGTCGGGGGACGCATCACGGACATCGTCGAGCGCGCGGACGGCCCGTTCGAGATTGCCGTCGAAGTCGCCGACGGTCGCGTTGAGCTGTGCGAGGGCGATGCGCATGGTCGAGCCTCCCGCCGGCCGCCGGGGCGACCGGTCATCGGGAATCAGACAGGTGGAGCGTCAGAATCCCCAT is a window of Candidatus Effluviviaceae Genus V sp. DNA encoding:
- a CDS encoding NAD+ synthase, with product MRIALAQLNATVGDFDGNLERAVRALDDVRDASPDLVVFPELFLTGYPPRDLLERSAFLDRTEEALDGFRELSRRLPGTALLVGTVLRNEAPVGKGLLNAAVLVKDGSVVGSAAKTLLPMYDVFDEARYFDRADTIAPLRLDGTAVGVTICEDAWTAPDLWPRRIYEREPVAELADAGAELLVNIAASPFYVGKDVVRHRLFADHARERGVPFVVVNLVGGNDELIFDGRSMCFAADGRLLASLPAFEEAVAVVDTTSSGTVDFVPENRPEAVRRALVMGVRDYVRKCGFERVLIGLSGGIDSAVVAAIAVEALEPGNVLGVTMPSPYSSEGSVTDSRELARNLGIECREVAISEIYDAYRSTLSSNLPEDRVSVAEENIQARIRGNILMALSNRSGGLVLSTGNKSELAVGYCTLYGDMTGGLAVLSDVPKTMVYELATHMNAEHTVIPEAILTKPPSAELKPGQVDSDTLPPYDVLDRILDRYVDRGATFEQIVSEGLDEDDVRWVIRNVNANEYKRRQAAPGLKVTTKAFGMGRRMPIAARYDTWNT